The Triticum dicoccoides isolate Atlit2015 ecotype Zavitan chromosome 6A, WEW_v2.0, whole genome shotgun sequence genome has a window encoding:
- the LOC119317365 gene encoding probable aquaporin TIP2-1 encodes MVKLAFGSCGDSFSATSVRAYVAEFIATLLFVFAGVGSAIAYGKLTDDGALDPAGLVAIAIAHAFALFVGVAIAANISGGHLNPAVTFGLAVGGHITILTGIFYWVAQLLGSTAACFLLKFVTHGKAIPTHGVAAGMNEFEGVVMEIVITFALVYTVYATAADPKKGSLGTIAPIAIGFIVGANILAAGPFSGGSMNPARSFGPAVAAGNFAGNWVYWVGPLIGGGLAGFVYGDVFIASYQPVADQDYA; translated from the exons ATGGTGAAGCTCGCATTCGGGAGCTGCGGTGACTCCTTCAGCGCCACGTCCGTCAGGGCGTATGTGGCGGAGTTCATCGCCACCCTCCTCTTCGTGTTCGCCGGCGTTGGGTCCGCCATTGCCTACG GGAAACTCACCGACGATGGCGCCCTCGACCCGGCTGGCCTTGTGGCGATCGCGATCGCCCACGCCTTCGCCCTCTTCGTCGGTGTCGCGATCGCCGCCAACATCTCCGGCGGCCACCTCAACCCCGCCGTGACCTTCGGCCTTGCCGTCGGCGGCCACATCACCATCCTCACCGGGATCTTCTACTGGGTGGCCCAGCTGCTCGGCTCTACCGCCGCCTGCTTCCTCCTCAAATTCGTCACCCACGGAAAG GCCATCCCGACGCACGGTGTGGCGGCGGGCATGAACGAGTTCGAGGGCGTGGTGATGGAGATCGTCATCACCTTCGCGCTGGTGTACACGGTCTACGCCACGGCGGCGGACCCCAAGAAGGGGTCCCTCGGCACCATCGCGCCCATCGCGATCGGCTTCATCGTCGGCGCCAACATCCTCGCCGCCGGCCCCTTCAGCGGCGGCTCCATGAACCCCGCCCGCTCCTTCGGCCCGGCCGTCGCCGCCGGCAACTTCGCCGGCAACTGGGTCTACTGGGTCGGGCCGCTCATCGGAGGCGGCCTCGCCGGGTTCGTGTACGGCGACGTGTTCATTGCGTCCTACCAGCCAGTCGCCGACCAGGACTACGCGTAA